Proteins found in one Pseudomonas sp. P8_241 genomic segment:
- a CDS encoding AsmA family protein, with the protein MKAFGKILGLVLLGLLLIIVALGFALTHLFDPNDYKDEIRQIARDKAHIELTLNGDIGWSLFPWLGLELHDASVATLIKPAEPFADLQMLGLSVRVLPLLRREVQMSDVRVEGLNLRLNRDKDGHGNWEDVGKKPVPATADSSTAPAANPGEPAPETTAQAEKTAQPMRLDIDSLTVNNARVEYNDEKTGKQFSAESIQLSTGAVHDSTNIPVKLTAFLGTNQPVLRVRTELNGELRFERALQRYKFEDMKLSGEVAGDPLQGKTMTFAAQGQLLLDRAANVAEWTGIKISANQLRALGELKVNDLDKTPQVNGGISIAQFDLAKFVDSIGQKLPAMAEGSLTKVELASRLTGTPTSVAFDNINLKLDDSTFSGRIAVEDFAKQSLRATLKADTFNVDRYLPPKSAEANSAKQVRQAEVASTEADAMAGAGSTPLPPSPTKEAWSNERLLPVERLSKLDVDADLSFGLLTLDNLPIQNAALKATGQGGLLTLVNLSGNLYEGNFNAAGTLDLRQQVPALNLLTKISRVPAEKILESQGKNPPVKGLVTLNSNLTGNGNSQKALIETLNGTTSFVINNGVLLNANLEQQLCKGIATLNRKTLSGEPRGKDTPFQEFKGNLTFRNGVASNPDLKVRIPGMTVNGNGDVDLRVLGMDYRVGIVVEGDKSDMPDPACQVGEKFVGIEWPLRCRGPLELGAKACRLDNERMGQVAAKLAGERISDKIDEKLGDKVSPELKDALKGLFKR; encoded by the coding sequence ATGAAAGCGTTCGGCAAAATCCTGGGTCTGGTACTTCTCGGGCTGTTGCTGATCATTGTGGCACTGGGCTTTGCCCTGACCCACCTCTTCGATCCCAACGACTACAAAGACGAGATTCGCCAGATTGCCCGCGACAAGGCCCACATCGAGCTGACGCTCAATGGCGATATCGGCTGGAGCCTGTTCCCGTGGCTGGGCCTGGAATTGCACGACGCCAGTGTCGCGACCCTGATCAAACCGGCCGAGCCCTTCGCCGACCTGCAAATGCTCGGCCTGTCGGTGCGCGTATTGCCGCTGCTGCGCCGTGAAGTACAGATGAGCGACGTGCGCGTCGAAGGCCTGAACCTGCGCCTGAATCGCGACAAGGATGGCCACGGCAATTGGGAAGACGTTGGCAAGAAGCCCGTCCCGGCCACTGCCGATTCTTCCACCGCGCCTGCGGCGAACCCCGGTGAGCCGGCCCCGGAAACGACCGCGCAAGCAGAAAAAACAGCGCAACCGATGCGCCTGGATATCGACAGCCTCACCGTCAACAACGCCCGCGTCGAGTACAACGACGAAAAAACCGGCAAGCAGTTCAGCGCCGAAAGCATCCAGCTGAGCACCGGCGCAGTACACGATTCCACCAACATCCCGGTCAAACTCACCGCATTCCTGGGCACCAATCAACCGGTTCTGCGGGTGCGTACGGAACTGAATGGCGAGCTGCGTTTCGAGCGCGCCTTGCAGCGCTACAAATTCGAAGACATGAAACTGTCCGGCGAAGTCGCTGGCGACCCCTTGCAAGGCAAGACCATGACCTTCGCTGCCCAGGGCCAACTGTTGCTGGACAGGGCGGCCAATGTCGCCGAGTGGACCGGTATCAAAATCTCCGCGAACCAGCTGCGGGCACTGGGCGAACTGAAGGTCAACGACCTCGACAAGACTCCGCAGGTCAACGGCGGCATTTCGATCGCCCAGTTTGACCTGGCAAAATTCGTCGACAGCATCGGCCAGAAACTCCCGGCCATGGCCGAAGGCAGTCTGACCAAGGTCGAGCTGGCCAGTCGGCTGACGGGCACGCCGACCAGCGTGGCATTCGACAACATCAACCTGAAACTCGACGACAGCACCTTCAGCGGTCGCATCGCCGTCGAAGATTTCGCCAAGCAATCGCTGCGCGCAACCCTCAAGGCAGACACCTTCAACGTCGACCGCTACCTGCCGCCCAAATCTGCGGAGGCCAACAGCGCCAAGCAAGTGCGCCAAGCCGAAGTGGCAAGTACCGAAGCCGATGCCATGGCGGGCGCCGGCAGCACCCCGCTGCCGCCATCGCCGACCAAAGAGGCCTGGAGCAACGAACGCCTTTTGCCGGTGGAGCGCCTGAGCAAACTCGATGTGGACGCCGACCTGAGCTTCGGCCTGTTGACCCTGGACAACCTGCCGATTCAAAACGCTGCGCTCAAGGCTACCGGCCAGGGCGGCTTGCTGACCCTGGTGAACCTGAGCGGCAACCTGTACGAAGGCAACTTCAACGCCGCCGGCACCCTCGACCTCCGCCAACAGGTACCGGCGCTGAACCTGCTGACGAAGATCAGCCGCGTCCCGGCAGAGAAGATCCTCGAGAGCCAGGGCAAGAATCCGCCGGTCAAAGGCCTGGTCACGCTCAACAGCAACCTGACCGGCAACGGCAACAGCCAGAAAGCGCTGATCGAAACCCTCAATGGCACCACCAGTTTCGTCATCAACAACGGCGTGCTGCTCAATGCCAACCTCGAGCAACAGCTGTGCAAAGGCATCGCCACGCTCAACCGCAAAACCCTCAGCGGCGAACCACGGGGCAAGGACACGCCCTTCCAGGAGTTCAAAGGCAACCTGACGTTCCGTAACGGCGTGGCCAGCAACCCGGACCTGAAAGTGCGTATTCCGGGCATGACCGTCAACGGCAACGGCGACGTCGATCTGCGAGTCCTGGGTATGGATTACCGCGTCGGCATCGTCGTCGAAGGCGACAAGAGCGACATGCCAGACCCGGCCTGCCAGGTCGGCGAGAAGTTTGTCGGCATCGAATGGCCCCTGCGTTGCCGTGGCCCGCTGGAACTGGGGGCCAAAGCCTGCCGACTGGACAACGAACGCATGGGACAGGTCGCCGCCAAGCTGGCGGGAGAGCGGATCAGCGACAAAATCGATGAGAAGCTGGGCGACAAGGTCAGTCCGGAACTCAAAGACGCACTCAAGGGGCTGTTCAAGCGATGA
- a CDS encoding acetyl-CoA sensor PanZ family protein, producing the protein MPIIVEPLNQATNQDQQDLQKIYRDAPEWLFAPFSGDAQLIEDCLRDGSLIAGRFNDRLLGAARLQRHQDVWYLSQICVRKITRRRGVAERLVTEARKMAEQSGATLSLLAPAGHLEAQALAAKLKLPLHESTL; encoded by the coding sequence ATGCCGATCATTGTTGAGCCGCTAAACCAGGCCACTAACCAGGACCAGCAGGATCTGCAGAAAATTTACCGCGACGCTCCCGAATGGCTGTTCGCCCCGTTTTCCGGGGATGCGCAACTGATCGAAGACTGTTTGCGAGACGGCTCGCTGATCGCTGGTCGCTTCAATGATCGTCTGCTCGGCGCGGCACGCTTGCAGCGGCACCAAGACGTTTGGTACTTGTCCCAAATATGCGTACGAAAAATTACCCGTCGCCGTGGGGTCGCTGAACGGCTAGTGACTGAAGCCCGAAAAATGGCCGAGCAATCGGGCGCGACACTCAGTCTGTTGGCACCTGCCGGGCATCTGGAGGCTCAGGCGCTGGCGGCCAAACTGAAATTACCCCTGCACGAATCGACCCTGTGA
- a CDS encoding OFA family MFS transporter — translation MTSSITADGLNADQPAFLSKERIIAKPGFNRWLVPPAALAIHLCIGMAYGFSVFWLPLSKALGVTAPVACAPDMSFIAQVFSSQCDWPISMLGWIYTLFFIFLGCSAAIWGGWLEHAGPRKAGVVSALCWCGGLLISALGVYTHQIWLMWIGSGVIGGIGLGLGYISPVSTLIKWFPDKRGMATGMAIMGFGGGAMVGAPLAAALMGHFASPTSVGVWQSFLVMAAIYFVFMIGGALSYRVPPTGWKPEGWTAPAKKASNAMITHRHVHVNVAWKTPQFRLVWLVLCLNVSAGIGILGMASPLLQEVFGGKLLGNDLAFGQLDASQLASIAAIAAGFTGLLSLFNIGGRFFWASFSDYLGRKNTYFVFFALGFALYGLIPNLGHLGSVALFVTAFCIILSMYGGGFATVPAYLADLFGTQMVGAIHGRLLTAWAAAGVLGPVLVNYLREYQLSIGVERAAAYDITLYILAGLLVLGFLCNLLVRPVADKYFMTDAELAAEQALGHDKGADSSTSLEWKAAPGTKPLAIAAWLVVGIPLAWGVWVTLQKTAVLFH, via the coding sequence ATGACTTCGAGCATCACGGCGGACGGCTTGAATGCCGACCAGCCTGCGTTCCTGTCCAAGGAGCGCATTATCGCCAAGCCCGGCTTCAACCGTTGGCTGGTGCCACCGGCCGCGCTGGCCATTCACCTTTGCATCGGCATGGCCTACGGATTTTCGGTGTTCTGGCTGCCGCTGTCCAAAGCGCTGGGCGTCACCGCTCCGGTCGCCTGCGCGCCGGACATGAGCTTTATCGCACAAGTCTTTTCGTCCCAGTGCGACTGGCCGATCTCGATGCTTGGCTGGATCTACACCCTGTTTTTCATCTTCCTCGGCTGCTCGGCCGCGATCTGGGGCGGCTGGCTGGAACATGCCGGGCCACGCAAGGCTGGCGTTGTATCGGCCCTGTGCTGGTGTGGTGGCCTGCTGATTTCGGCACTGGGGGTTTATACCCATCAGATCTGGTTGATGTGGATTGGCTCCGGGGTCATTGGCGGTATCGGCCTGGGTCTGGGTTACATCTCGCCGGTGTCGACTTTGATCAAGTGGTTCCCGGACAAGCGGGGCATGGCGACCGGCATGGCGATCATGGGCTTCGGTGGTGGCGCGATGGTGGGTGCGCCGTTGGCCGCAGCGCTGATGGGGCATTTTGCTTCGCCAACCAGCGTCGGTGTGTGGCAGAGCTTCCTGGTAATGGCCGCGATTTACTTCGTGTTCATGATCGGTGGCGCGTTGTCCTACCGCGTTCCGCCCACCGGCTGGAAGCCTGAAGGCTGGACGGCCCCGGCGAAAAAAGCCTCGAATGCGATGATCACCCACCGCCATGTACACGTGAATGTAGCGTGGAAAACCCCGCAATTCCGTCTGGTCTGGCTGGTGCTGTGCCTGAACGTTTCGGCCGGTATCGGCATCCTGGGCATGGCGTCGCCGCTGTTGCAGGAAGTGTTCGGTGGCAAGTTGCTGGGCAATGACCTGGCGTTCGGTCAGCTCGATGCTTCGCAACTGGCTTCCATCGCTGCCATTGCTGCCGGTTTCACCGGTTTGCTCAGCCTGTTCAACATCGGCGGACGCTTCTTCTGGGCTTCGTTCTCGGATTACCTGGGTCGTAAAAACACCTACTTCGTGTTCTTTGCCCTGGGCTTTGCGCTGTATGGACTGATTCCAAACCTCGGTCACCTGGGCAGCGTGGCGCTGTTCGTGACGGCGTTCTGCATAATTTTGTCGATGTATGGCGGTGGTTTCGCGACGGTTCCAGCGTATCTGGCCGACCTGTTCGGTACGCAAATGGTTGGCGCGATCCACGGTCGTCTGCTGACGGCATGGGCGGCTGCCGGCGTACTGGGACCGGTGCTGGTGAACTACCTGCGTGAATATCAGTTGAGCATCGGCGTCGAGCGCGCGGCAGCGTACGACATCACGCTGTATATCCTCGCCGGCCTGCTGGTGCTGGGTTTCCTGTGCAACCTGCTGGTGCGTCCGGTGGCGGACAAGTACTTCATGACCGATGCTGAACTGGCCGCCGAGCAGGCGCTGGGCCACGACAAAGGCGCTGATAGCAGCACTTCGCTGGAGTGGAAAGCGGCGCCGGGTACCAAGCCGCTGGCGATTGCGGCTTGGCTGGTGGTGGGAATTCCGCTGGCGTGGGGTGTTTGGGTGACCCTGCAGAAGACGGCGGTGCTGTTCCACTAA
- the hisB gene encoding imidazoleglycerol-phosphate dehydratase HisB: protein MAERKASVERDTLETQIKASINLDGTGKARFDIGVPFLEHMLDQIARHGLIDLDIVSKGDLHIDDHHTVEDVGITLGQAFAKAIGDKKGIRRYGHAYVPLDEALSRVVIDFSGRPGLQMHVPYTRATVGGFDVDLFQEFFQGFVNHALVSLHIDNLRGTNTHHQIETVFKAFGRALRMAVELDDRMAGQMPSTKGVL, encoded by the coding sequence ATGGCCGAACGTAAGGCGTCTGTCGAGCGCGACACTCTGGAAACCCAGATCAAAGCCTCGATCAACCTCGATGGCACCGGAAAGGCCCGATTCGATATCGGTGTTCCTTTTCTTGAGCACATGCTGGACCAGATCGCCCGTCACGGGTTGATCGACCTGGATATTGTCAGCAAGGGCGACCTGCATATCGATGATCACCACACCGTGGAAGACGTCGGTATCACCCTCGGCCAGGCGTTTGCCAAAGCCATCGGCGACAAGAAAGGCATCCGTCGCTACGGCCACGCCTACGTGCCGCTCGATGAAGCGCTGTCGCGTGTGGTGATCGACTTCTCCGGCCGTCCAGGCCTGCAGATGCACGTGCCGTATACCCGCGCCACCGTTGGCGGCTTCGACGTTGACCTGTTCCAGGAGTTCTTCCAGGGCTTCGTCAACCATGCGCTGGTCAGCCTGCACATCGACAACCTGCGTGGCACCAACACCCACCACCAGATCGAAACCGTGTTCAAGGCTTTCGGCCGCGCCCTGCGCATGGCCGTTGAGCTCGATGACCGCATGGCCGGGCAAATGCCTTCGACCAAGGGCGTTCTGTAA